The proteins below are encoded in one region of Micromonospora pisi:
- a CDS encoding IS3 family transposase, producing MNRTDVYRFIDAEKTSYPVRLLCRLLGVGHSAYYQWLRAGRQRAADRERHDQHRAEVPGLNTAAFYGARRLTVELHERGHRWNRKAVARLMRLADIEGAHRRRRGKPRRRAASTATAPDLVQRQFTAIAPNRLWVGDISYLRTWEGFLYLAVVVDAYSRRVVGWAMADHLRTELILDAVGMAIQHRRPARDQVIHHSDRGTQYTSFEFGRTLRSCGVPASMGSVADCYDNALAETFFATLKTELVYTRAWPSRHELEMEVFSYIEGFYNPRRRHSRLGNVSPDTYEKVHRESLTDIEVSGQ from the coding sequence GTGAACCGGACCGACGTGTACCGGTTCATCGACGCCGAGAAGACCAGCTACCCGGTCCGTCTACTCTGCCGCCTCCTCGGCGTCGGCCACAGCGCCTACTACCAGTGGCTGCGCGCCGGCCGGCAACGTGCCGCCGACCGGGAACGCCACGACCAGCACCGGGCCGAGGTGCCTGGTCTGAACACTGCGGCGTTTTACGGCGCCCGCCGACTCACCGTCGAACTGCACGAACGCGGCCACCGGTGGAACCGCAAGGCGGTAGCGAGGCTGATGCGCCTGGCCGACATCGAGGGAGCCCACCGCCGGCGACGCGGCAAGCCTCGCCGCAGGGCCGCGTCCACGGCGACCGCACCGGACCTGGTCCAGCGACAGTTCACCGCCATCGCCCCGAACCGGCTGTGGGTCGGCGACATCTCCTACCTGCGCACCTGGGAAGGATTCCTTTACCTCGCGGTGGTCGTCGACGCCTACTCCCGCCGGGTCGTCGGCTGGGCCATGGCCGACCACCTGCGCACCGAACTGATCCTCGACGCGGTCGGCATGGCTATCCAGCACCGCCGACCCGCCCGCGATCAGGTCATTCATCACTCGGATCGCGGGACCCAGTACACGTCCTTCGAGTTCGGCCGGACCCTGCGTTCCTGCGGCGTCCCGGCCTCCATGGGTTCAGTCGCCGACTGCTACGACAACGCCCTCGCCGAGACGTTCTTCGCGACCTTGAAAACCGAACTGGTCTACACCCGCGCCTGGCCCAGCCGACACGAGTTGGAGATGGAGGTGTTCTCCTACATCGAGGGCTTCTACAACCCTCGCCGCCGGCACAGTCGTCTGGGTAACGTCAGCCCCGACACCTACGAAAAAGTCCACCGAGAGTCCCTGACAGACATCGAGGTGTCCGGCCAATAG
- a CDS encoding transposase, which produces MARQSKYPEEFRRQAAALVLDSGRTIRDVGRELGVNHETLRNWVDRLRQERDGGRPSDLAADERAELLRLRRQVAQLELEKEILKKAAVFFARETER; this is translated from the coding sequence GTGGCTCGACAGAGCAAGTACCCCGAGGAGTTCCGCCGCCAGGCTGCGGCGTTGGTGCTCGACTCCGGTCGCACGATCCGGGACGTGGGCCGAGAGTTGGGCGTCAACCACGAGACGTTGCGTAACTGGGTCGACCGGCTGCGGCAGGAACGTGATGGCGGCCGGCCCAGTGACCTGGCCGCTGACGAGCGGGCCGAGCTCCTGCGGCTGCGTCGTCAGGTCGCCCAGTTGGAGTTGGAGAAGGAGATCTTGAAAAAAGCCGCGGTCTTCTTCGCACGCGAGACGGAGCGGTGA